A window of the Planktothrix serta PCC 8927 genome harbors these coding sequences:
- a CDS encoding glycoside hydrolase family 10 protein, producing the protein MAKSSWRYLFSKYTKQTLKSISLMVLGILLTVAFSTYPGITIPSQPVQEIRGVWMTTNDTDIVRDHLKLQEAVNHLARLNFNTIYPVVWNSGYVFYPSGVAQAGGFQPFIRRGLQGQDILADLITQSHQKGLLVIPWFEFGFMAPPSSELVLNHPKWLTNRQDGSQTWEGVAGEVVWLNPFHPEVQQLITNLVLEVMTQYQADGIQFDDHLSLPIEFGYDSYTIKLYQQETKALPPSNPKDEAWVRWRANKITQFVEKLNKAVKAKNPKAIFSVAPNPYYTAYNRHLQDWVGWVKKNLVDELIVQIYRPDLPSFVKEMTQPEIKEAQRKIPTGVGILTGLRNRPVAMPQIQAKVQAARQNGLGFSFFFYESLWDEAPEPMHERQSKFQALFYYPASRAFLR; encoded by the coding sequence ATGGCGAAAAGTTCGTGGCGATATCTTTTTTCTAAATATACAAAACAAACCCTAAAATCCATTTCTCTGATGGTTTTGGGAATCTTGTTGACGGTTGCATTCTCGACTTATCCCGGTATCACAATTCCGTCCCAACCTGTTCAGGAAATTCGGGGAGTTTGGATGACAACCAATGACACCGATATTGTCAGAGATCATCTTAAATTACAGGAAGCTGTCAACCATCTGGCGCGATTAAATTTTAATACTATTTATCCGGTAGTTTGGAATTCTGGTTATGTGTTTTATCCGAGTGGAGTGGCTCAAGCGGGGGGGTTTCAACCGTTTATTCGTCGGGGGTTACAAGGACAGGATATTTTAGCAGATTTAATCACCCAAAGTCATCAAAAAGGGTTGTTAGTGATTCCTTGGTTTGAATTTGGGTTTATGGCTCCACCGTCGTCGGAATTAGTGTTAAATCATCCCAAGTGGTTAACAAACCGCCAAGATGGAAGTCAAACCTGGGAAGGGGTCGCTGGAGAAGTGGTTTGGTTAAATCCGTTTCATCCAGAGGTACAACAATTAATTACAAATTTAGTTTTGGAAGTCATGACCCAATATCAAGCCGATGGGATTCAGTTTGATGATCACTTGAGTTTACCCATTGAATTTGGTTATGATTCCTATACGATTAAGTTGTATCAACAAGAGACTAAAGCATTACCTCCGAGTAATCCTAAAGATGAAGCTTGGGTGCGTTGGCGTGCCAATAAAATTACTCAATTTGTGGAAAAACTGAATAAAGCAGTGAAAGCTAAAAATCCTAAAGCGATTTTTTCGGTTGCTCCTAATCCTTATTATACTGCTTATAATCGTCATCTGCAAGATTGGGTGGGTTGGGTGAAAAAAAATCTAGTTGATGAGTTAATTGTGCAGATTTATCGCCCAGATTTACCCAGTTTTGTTAAAGAAATGACTCAGCCAGAAATTAAAGAAGCACAGCGCAAAATTCCGACGGGAGTAGGAATTTTAACAGGGTTAAGAAATCGACCTGTAGCCATGCCCCAAATTCAAGCTAAGGTGCAAGCGGCGCGTCAAAATGGATTAGGGTTTTCGTTCTTTTTCTATGAAAGTTTATGGGATGAAGCACCTGAACCCATGCACGAACGACAATCTAAATTTCAAGCCCTATTTTATTATCCAGCTTCAAGAGCCTTTTTGAGATAA